A section of the Pseudanabaena mucicola str. Chao 1806 genome encodes:
- the glmM gene encoding phosphoglucosamine mutase, translating into MKLFGTDGIRGHVGSFLTAPLALEVGISAGKVLKERVELERDRQNAKVIAIGQDSRTSGDMLSAAISAGLTSAGWDVWHIGLCPTPAVAYLTANSPEIYGGVMISASHNPPEDNGIKFFGNNGTKLCSETQQAIEALLESRTHIALTNPATGWGKYQEKAHLIADYQNSLQNSINTDLRGLKVVLDLAHGSATRVSLEVFRNLGAEVICLHQEPDGDRINVNCGSTHLEPLCVAVNEHGADMGFAFDGDADRVLAVDSNGRVVDGDYILYLWGQELLENNQLPNSAIVTTVMANLGFERAWQKLGGNLVRTAVGDQYVHAEMVRSGAMLGGEQSGHVLCRHYAVSGDGLLAALHLAALAKQKAPLAELMDQSFHPYPQLLKNVRVEDRELRRNWQTCDALVQAITLAEQDLGDRGRVLVRASGTEPLMRVMVEAETLDLAQHWTSSLTRMIQKQLVKA; encoded by the coding sequence ATGAAATTGTTTGGTACAGATGGCATTCGTGGTCATGTCGGTAGTTTTTTGACTGCCCCCTTAGCCCTAGAAGTAGGAATTAGTGCGGGTAAGGTTTTAAAAGAGCGGGTGGAATTGGAGCGCGATCGCCAGAATGCGAAAGTAATTGCGATCGGGCAAGATTCTCGGACATCGGGCGATATGCTATCGGCAGCAATTTCCGCAGGTTTGACATCCGCAGGTTGGGATGTGTGGCATATTGGGCTATGTCCTACGCCTGCGGTTGCCTATCTCACGGCTAATTCTCCTGAAATCTATGGCGGTGTAATGATTTCCGCTAGCCATAACCCACCAGAAGATAATGGCATTAAGTTCTTTGGCAACAATGGCACAAAACTTTGTAGCGAAACTCAACAGGCGATCGAAGCTTTGCTCGAATCACGGACTCATATCGCTCTTACCAACCCTGCTACAGGTTGGGGCAAGTATCAAGAAAAGGCTCACCTAATTGCAGACTATCAAAATTCCCTTCAAAACTCGATCAATACGGATTTAAGAGGATTAAAGGTAGTTCTTGATCTGGCACATGGTTCCGCCACTCGCGTTTCCCTAGAAGTATTTCGCAATTTGGGCGCAGAGGTGATTTGCCTCCACCAAGAACCCGATGGCGATCGCATTAATGTAAATTGTGGTTCCACCCATCTCGAGCCTCTCTGCGTTGCCGTCAACGAACATGGCGCAGATATGGGCTTTGCTTTTGATGGTGATGCTGATCGTGTTTTAGCCGTTGATAGCAATGGGCGCGTCGTTGATGGTGACTACATTCTTTACCTCTGGGGTCAAGAGTTACTAGAAAATAATCAACTTCCCAACAGCGCGATCGTCACAACGGTAATGGCAAACCTCGGCTTTGAACGGGCATGGCAAAAGCTGGGCGGTAACTTAGTGCGGACTGCCGTGGGCGATCAATATGTCCATGCAGAAATGGTGCGATCAGGTGCAATGCTTGGCGGTGAGCAGTCTGGTCATGTGCTATGCCGTCACTATGCTGTCAGTGGCGATGGTTTACTAGCTGCTTTGCATCTGGCGGCTCTCGCCAAGCAAAAAGCCCCCCTCGCCGAACTAATGGATCAGAGCTTCCATCCCTATCCACAACTTCTCAAAAATGTGCGTGTCGAAGATCGGGAATTGCGCCGCAATTGGCAGACCTGTGATGCACTTGTGCAGGCAATCACTTTAGCAGAACAGGATTTAGGCGATCGTGGTCGAGTATTAGTTCGTGCTTCGGGTACAGAACCATTGATGCGGGTCATGGTGGAAGCCGAAACTCTTGACCTTGCCCAACATTGGACAAGTAGCCTCACGAGAATGATTCAGAAACAACTAGTTAAAGCCTAA
- the fabD gene encoding ACP S-malonyltransferase gives MTKKVWIFPGQGSQAVGMGLDLADVGKDKFTKAEQILGWSILEKVQTDAVELSKTQFTQPSLYVISTILADILQSKGAKPDAVTGHSLGEYSALYAAGVFDFATGLELVKQRSLLMSEASGGAMTALIGFDRNQLEAAIAKTENVILANDNSADQVVISGTESAVKLIVEQVKTKRAIPLAVSGAFHSPLMAEAAARFAQVLEQTIFNDAKIPVISNVEPNDATTAGQVLRDRLTQQMTSPVRWREICLYLAEQGYDQVIEVGSGKVLTGLVKRNAPSLGLVNVNTLEQAIAIND, from the coding sequence ATGACAAAAAAAGTATGGATATTCCCCGGGCAAGGTTCTCAGGCTGTCGGGATGGGTTTAGATCTTGCGGATGTGGGTAAAGACAAGTTTACCAAGGCTGAGCAAATTTTGGGTTGGTCAATTTTAGAAAAAGTGCAAACTGACGCGGTAGAACTTTCTAAAACGCAGTTTACGCAGCCAAGTTTGTATGTTATCTCCACAATTCTTGCGGATATCTTGCAATCAAAGGGGGCAAAGCCCGATGCTGTGACTGGACATAGCTTGGGTGAGTATAGTGCGCTCTATGCTGCAGGTGTGTTTGATTTTGCGACAGGTTTAGAATTGGTAAAGCAGCGATCGCTATTGATGTCTGAGGCAAGTGGTGGTGCAATGACAGCTTTGATTGGGTTTGATCGCAACCAACTCGAAGCAGCGATCGCCAAGACCGAAAATGTAATTCTTGCCAATGATAATAGCGCCGATCAAGTTGTCATCTCAGGAACAGAATCGGCGGTCAAATTGATTGTGGAACAGGTAAAAACGAAACGTGCAATTCCCCTCGCTGTCAGTGGGGCATTCCATTCCCCTCTCATGGCAGAAGCCGCCGCAAGGTTTGCTCAAGTTCTTGAACAGACAATCTTTAATGATGCGAAGATCCCAGTTATTTCTAATGTTGAGCCAAATGATGCTACGACTGCTGGACAGGTATTGCGCGATCGCCTAACCCAACAAATGACCTCGCCCGTACGTTGGCGTGAAATTTGTTTGTATCTCGCTGAGCAAGGTTATGATCAGGTGATTGAAGTAGGCTCTGGCAAGGTCTTAACGGGACTAGTCAAACGGAATGCCCCTAGCTTGGGGCTTGTCAATGTTAATACCCTAGAACAGGCGATCGCCATTAATGATTAG
- a CDS encoding PleD family two-component system response regulator → MQPFNAITNKEYILVVDDTPHNLQLLLTILSRKGYEAYGVTDGATALANANEKLPDLVMLDINIPNMNGFQVCKNLKSSDLTREIPVIFISARDDVLDKVEAFAVGGVDYITKPFQIAEVLLRVENQLTLRRLQRQLQEQNELLKQEIRSRILAETLLQEANAKLERLVNIDSLTQLANRRCFDEYLEQEWQRLAREGQPLSLIMCDIDFFKNYNDTYGHIAGDDCLRKVSLLLKQSLRRPADLAVRYGGEEFILVLPNTDIEGSIQVAEVIRQKLLDLQLPHEKSDISKFVTLSMGVTSLIPKIDSPASTLVTSADYALYRAKELGRNQTYQIG, encoded by the coding sequence ATGCAACCGTTTAACGCCATCACAAACAAGGAATATATCTTAGTTGTAGATGATACACCTCATAATCTGCAACTATTGTTAACAATACTGTCTCGTAAAGGTTATGAGGCTTATGGTGTTACTGATGGGGCAACAGCATTGGCTAATGCGAATGAAAAGTTACCTGATTTGGTAATGCTGGATATCAATATACCGAATATGAATGGATTTCAAGTCTGCAAAAATTTAAAATCCAGCGACCTCACCCGTGAAATTCCCGTTATTTTTATTAGTGCAAGGGATGATGTTTTAGACAAAGTAGAAGCATTTGCTGTTGGGGGCGTAGACTACATCACCAAGCCATTTCAAATTGCAGAAGTACTCTTAAGAGTCGAGAATCAACTTACATTAAGAAGATTACAAAGACAGTTACAGGAGCAGAATGAACTATTAAAACAAGAAATTCGTAGTCGAATTTTAGCTGAGACCTTGCTCCAAGAGGCTAATGCTAAATTAGAGAGATTAGTTAACATAGATAGCTTAACCCAGTTAGCGAATCGGCGCTGTTTTGATGAATACCTTGAACAAGAATGGCAAAGGTTGGCAAGGGAGGGGCAGCCTCTGTCTCTAATCATGTGTGATATTGACTTTTTTAAAAACTATAACGATACCTACGGGCATATTGCAGGAGATGATTGCTTACGCAAAGTTTCACTGTTGCTCAAACAATCGTTGCGCCGTCCTGCAGATCTTGCCGTAAGGTATGGTGGTGAAGAGTTTATTTTAGTATTACCCAATACGGATATCGAAGGTTCTATTCAGGTTGCCGAAGTAATTCGGCAAAAGCTCTTAGACTTACAACTGCCTCACGAGAAGTCGGATATTAGTAAGTTTGTGACCTTGAGCATGGGAGTAACATCTTTAATTCCTAAAATTGACTCCCCAGCATCGACATTGGTTACTTCGGCTGATTATGCGCTCTATCGAGCCAAGGAGTTAGGGCGCAATCAAACTTATCAGATTGGTTAA
- a CDS encoding carbon dioxide-concentrating mechanism protein, translating into MSSSASQRIDLSGSALGMVSTISFPAIVGTADMMLKSATVRLVGYEKVGNGFCTAIVRGQITDVRMAVEAGAETAREFGQLVSTIVIPRPYPNLEAILPISNRLSQLTDGRYSRLSNQAIGLLETRGFPAMVGAADLMLKSADVHLAGYETIGAGLCTAIIRGNVADVAIAIEAGMNEAERIGEFHTLMIIPRPLDDLEETLPTSEYWIETSVPVSIPMIALQEQERELVQLPNLEIAEVESITIGDR; encoded by the coding sequence ATGTCTAGTAGTGCATCTCAAAGAATCGATCTCTCAGGAAGCGCTTTGGGAATGGTTTCAACTATTAGTTTTCCTGCAATTGTGGGCACTGCCGACATGATGCTCAAATCCGCAACGGTGCGATTAGTTGGCTACGAAAAAGTTGGCAATGGTTTTTGTACGGCGATTGTGCGGGGGCAGATTACAGATGTACGTATGGCTGTAGAAGCAGGAGCCGAAACTGCACGAGAATTTGGACAACTAGTTTCGACAATTGTTATCCCACGTCCATACCCTAATTTGGAGGCAATTTTACCAATTAGTAACCGACTGAGCCAATTGACCGATGGGCGTTATAGTCGACTTAGTAATCAGGCGATCGGACTATTAGAAACACGCGGCTTTCCTGCAATGGTAGGAGCCGCCGATTTGATGCTGAAATCAGCCGATGTGCATTTAGCAGGCTATGAAACTATTGGTGCAGGGCTGTGTACAGCGATTATTCGTGGCAATGTTGCGGATGTAGCGATCGCGATCGAAGCAGGAATGAATGAAGCTGAGCGTATTGGCGAATTTCATACCCTGATGATTATTCCTCGTCCCCTTGATGATCTTGAAGAAACATTGCCAACTTCCGAATATTGGATTGAGACCTCAGTCCCTGTAAGCATTCCAATGATTGCCCTTCAAGAACAAGAAAGAGAATTAGTACAATTACCTAATTTAGAGATTGCTGAAGTTGAATCCATTACCATAGGTGATCGCTAA
- a CDS encoding carbon dioxide-concentrating mechanism protein CcmK → MPIAIGMIETRGFPAVVEAADAMVKAARVTLVGYEKIGSGRVTVIIRGDISEVKASIAAGVDGANRVNGGEVVSTHTIARPHENLEYVLPIRYTREVEQFAF, encoded by the coding sequence ATGCCGATCGCTATTGGAATGATCGAGACTAGAGGCTTCCCCGCAGTTGTAGAAGCGGCGGATGCCATGGTCAAAGCTGCCCGCGTTACCCTTGTGGGTTACGAAAAAATCGGTAGTGGGCGGGTTACAGTCATTATCAGAGGTGATATCTCTGAGGTGAAAGCATCCATCGCTGCTGGAGTTGACGGTGCAAACCGAGTCAATGGGGGCGAAGTCGTTTCGACTCATACCATTGCTCGACCACATGAAAATCTAGAGTATGTACTACCAATTCGCTATACGCGAGAAGTGGAACAGTTTGCTTTTTAG
- a CDS encoding carbon dioxide-concentrating mechanism protein CcmK, whose product MAIAVGMIETLGFPAVVEAADAMVKAARVTLVGYEKIGSGRVTVIVRGDVSEVQASVAAGTDSVKRVNGGQVLSTHIIARPHENLEYVLPIRYTEEVEQFRDNVNSIRPINRP is encoded by the coding sequence ATGGCGATCGCAGTTGGAATGATTGAAACCCTTGGTTTCCCTGCCGTTGTAGAAGCAGCCGATGCTATGGTTAAAGCTGCTCGCGTTACCTTAGTTGGCTACGAAAAGATTGGTAGTGGTCGAGTGACCGTTATCGTTCGTGGCGATGTCTCCGAGGTACAAGCTTCAGTTGCAGCAGGCACTGATTCCGTAAAGCGCGTCAATGGTGGACAAGTTCTTTCCACACACATCATTGCTCGTCCTCACGAAAATCTCGAATACGTTCTACCAATTCGCTACACCGAAGAAGTCGAGCAATTCCGTGATAACGTAAACTCCATCCGTCCTATAAACCGCCCATAG
- a CDS encoding EutN/CcmL family microcompartment protein has translation MQIAKVYGTVVSTYKESNLSGSKFLLLQLIDLQGQLLQDYEVATDTVGAGVDEWVLFTRGSGARQALDSTNRPIDAAVVAIIDTVSLSDRTLYSKKYNERMQ, from the coding sequence ATGCAAATTGCTAAGGTTTACGGTACGGTCGTCAGTACCTACAAAGAGTCAAATCTATCTGGAAGCAAGTTTCTGCTATTGCAGCTTATCGATCTCCAAGGACAGTTACTTCAAGATTACGAAGTTGCTACTGATACTGTCGGTGCTGGCGTAGATGAATGGGTATTATTTACACGCGGAAGTGGAGCGAGACAGGCTTTAGATAGCACAAACCGCCCGATTGACGCAGCAGTTGTCGCCATCATCGATACTGTAAGCCTGAGCGATCGCACTCTCTACAGCAAAAAATACAATGAAAGAATGCAATAG
- a CDS encoding ribulose bisphosphate carboxylase small subunit: protein MVVRSFAAPPTPWSRNLAEPKIDSSAYVHSFSNLIGDVYIGANVLIAPGTSIRADEGNPFHIGDSTNVQDGVVIHGLKKGRVVGDDGKEYSVWIGNSTSITHMALIHGPVYIGNNCFIGFRSTVFNARVGDGCIISLHALVQDVEIPAGKYVPSGAVITTQQQADLLPNVRESDQNFASHVVGINESLRQGYRCAADIACITPIRQQKENSTSSSSNSAASFKAQLNTQHSNQINQNFKDIQAQRNGSMAGDLAQQIRQFLGQGYHVAVEYADARRFRSGSWQSHAIPHTSEASTVIAAVQNALVENEGDYVRLVAVDPKAKRRVSETIIQRPSDKAAVISNAAPSTSNGSAPKATSNGSSASANGVDIAGQVRQLLAQGYRISTEYADARRFRSAAWQTGSAINASSEASVIAALNSILAEHEGEYVRLVGVDPKAKRRVTETIIQRADGKAVSIGQSNGNGTAASASTSRSNGNGIATKDVSTAVRQLLAQGHRISVEHADERHFRTTSWQTLPAISASNESAAIAALENYIAEYSDEYVRLVGVDTKAKRRVIELLVHRPGGQPIAPTRNAVKVSSSSNGSYGGGVGKLSADMVSRIRQLLAQGYRIGTEHADERHFRTSSWYSCSPIETSNESEVIRALEACLVEHGDEYVRLLGIDPKAKRRVFEGIIQRPAK from the coding sequence ATGGTAGTTCGTAGCTTTGCTGCCCCCCCTACTCCTTGGTCTAGGAATTTGGCAGAACCCAAAATCGATTCATCCGCCTACGTTCATTCTTTTTCCAATCTTATTGGTGACGTTTATATCGGCGCTAATGTTTTGATTGCTCCAGGTACGTCGATTCGTGCGGACGAGGGCAATCCTTTTCATATTGGTGACAGTACGAACGTCCAAGATGGCGTTGTCATTCATGGTCTCAAAAAAGGTCGTGTGGTTGGCGATGACGGCAAAGAATATTCCGTCTGGATTGGTAATAGTACTTCCATCACGCACATGGCTCTGATCCATGGACCAGTTTATATTGGCAATAACTGCTTTATTGGGTTTCGTTCAACGGTATTTAATGCAAGGGTCGGTGACGGCTGCATTATTTCCCTACATGCCCTTGTCCAAGATGTAGAAATTCCTGCGGGTAAATACGTTCCTTCTGGTGCAGTGATTACAACGCAGCAACAAGCCGATCTGCTACCGAATGTGCGGGAATCAGACCAAAACTTTGCGAGTCATGTTGTCGGTATCAACGAGTCCTTGAGACAAGGTTATCGCTGTGCTGCTGATATTGCCTGCATTACACCGATCCGCCAACAAAAAGAGAACTCGACATCATCAAGCAGCAATTCTGCTGCCAGTTTTAAAGCACAGCTTAATACGCAACATTCTAATCAAATTAATCAGAACTTTAAAGATATACAAGCACAGAGGAATGGATCTATGGCTGGGGATTTAGCGCAGCAAATACGACAATTTTTAGGTCAAGGCTACCATGTTGCAGTTGAGTATGCAGATGCGCGTCGCTTCCGCAGTGGCTCTTGGCAGTCTCATGCGATTCCACATACATCTGAAGCTTCAACCGTAATTGCGGCTGTACAAAATGCTTTAGTAGAAAATGAAGGTGACTACGTTCGTTTAGTTGCGGTTGACCCCAAGGCAAAGCGTCGTGTTTCCGAAACTATTATTCAGCGTCCTAGTGATAAAGCGGCAGTAATCAGCAATGCTGCACCAAGTACCAGCAATGGTAGCGCTCCTAAAGCGACCTCAAACGGTTCATCAGCGAGTGCGAACGGTGTTGATATTGCAGGTCAGGTGCGTCAACTTCTAGCTCAGGGCTATCGCATTAGTACAGAATATGCTGATGCCCGTCGTTTTCGCTCCGCCGCATGGCAAACTGGCTCTGCGATCAATGCATCTAGTGAAGCTAGCGTGATTGCCGCTTTAAATAGTATTCTTGCTGAGCATGAAGGCGAATATGTCCGTTTGGTCGGTGTTGATCCTAAGGCAAAGCGTCGTGTTACAGAAACCATCATTCAACGTGCTGATGGTAAAGCGGTAAGTATTGGTCAGTCTAATGGTAATGGAACTGCCGCCAGTGCTAGCACATCTCGTTCTAATGGTAATGGCATCGCTACTAAAGATGTATCCACAGCCGTACGCCAACTATTAGCTCAAGGTCATCGCATCAGTGTTGAACATGCTGATGAGCGCCATTTTCGCACGACTTCTTGGCAAACTCTTCCTGCAATTAGTGCCAGCAATGAGTCCGCCGCGATCGCAGCTCTAGAAAATTACATCGCCGAATATAGCGACGAATATGTACGTCTCGTTGGTGTAGATACTAAGGCAAAGCGTCGCGTCATTGAGCTGTTAGTACATCGTCCAGGAGGTCAGCCCATTGCTCCTACCCGCAACGCCGTAAAGGTAAGTAGCTCTAGCAATGGCTCCTATGGTGGAGGTGTTGGTAAGTTGAGTGCTGATATGGTATCTCGAATTCGTCAGCTATTAGCTCAGGGCTATCGCATTGGTACTGAACATGCTGATGAGCGTCATTTCCGCACTAGCTCTTGGTATAGCTGTTCACCTATCGAGACATCCAATGAATCTGAAGTAATTCGTGCTTTAGAGGCTTGTCTAGTTGAGCATGGTGATGAATATGTACGTTTACTAGGTATTGATCCTAAAGCGAAGCGTCGTGTATTTGAAGGTATCATTCAACGTCCTGCAAAGTAA
- a CDS encoding ribonuclease catalytic domain-containing protein: protein MEKGTLVEVKLHGDRRLVVIDRPEGKKHFQAIDENGNTHTIHPREINYIIKASVENFSFTYTQIPTFLQQVENFLDPSSLEVAWEILIEDNQPTNPSDLANLLFSEISAVTSYASYCLLSSDKIYFKQKGDLYEPRSNSQVSELKHQAEAAAQRARLIEEFQNKLTTKLAGGEVTWTTSDRSRLDCLERYALNGDETTDKAAAQELLNFAKRPKNEQAAFQMLVDLGIWSEHENLNLLRSQIPIRFANELIAAAQECFTAPIPDHMGDLRRDLTHLHVYTIDDISTTEIDDGLSIETLADGRKRIWIHIADPTRWLDPDSPLDRDARKRGTSVYLPTGVIPMFPIELAAGPMSLIENKVCHAVSFAVDLDEVGAVSHYEIVTSLVKPNYRLTYEDVEEMLQLGVEDDLDRLADYARLRKKWRVEQGAIEIHLPDTNVKVDSKNGDRLTLELMEDTFSRQLVAEMMILAGEVAAKFAQTNNIPIPYRYQEQPELPPLDTLMQLPSGPVREFAICRCMTKGSLGLYASRHAGLGLEAYAQVTSPIRRYSDLLAHWQIKAFLRGEPLPFTAEMLTAILQAIDPAIWDANQVERQSVKYWSLEYLRRNKDVVWEALMLDWLRENEKLALVMIEDLGLKLPMRINRQIQVGDNLRIKTGEVDPRKDIIYFQEVQQSTSPLEMEMERNSDRIESEYATL, encoded by the coding sequence TTGGAAAAAGGTACGCTAGTCGAAGTGAAATTGCATGGCGATCGCCGCCTTGTCGTGATTGATCGTCCTGAAGGCAAAAAACACTTTCAAGCGATCGATGAAAATGGCAATACCCACACGATCCACCCCCGCGAAATTAATTACATTATTAAGGCTAGCGTAGAAAACTTTAGCTTTACCTATACGCAAATCCCCACATTTTTACAGCAAGTCGAAAACTTTCTCGATCCATCTAGTCTTGAAGTTGCTTGGGAAATTTTGATCGAAGACAATCAACCCACTAACCCTAGCGATCTTGCCAATCTCCTATTTTCAGAAATTTCTGCGGTTACATCCTACGCCTCCTATTGCCTATTAAGTAGTGACAAAATTTATTTCAAACAAAAGGGCGATCTCTACGAACCTCGCTCAAATTCTCAAGTCTCGGAACTAAAACATCAAGCGGAAGCCGCCGCCCAACGCGCTAGATTAATTGAGGAATTTCAGAATAAGCTCACGACTAAGTTAGCAGGGGGTGAAGTCACATGGACTACGAGCGATCGCAGTCGGTTAGATTGCCTAGAACGTTATGCACTGAATGGTGATGAAACCACCGATAAAGCCGCCGCGCAAGAGTTACTAAACTTTGCTAAACGCCCTAAAAATGAACAGGCTGCCTTTCAGATGTTGGTTGACCTTGGCATTTGGAGTGAACATGAAAATCTGAATTTATTGCGTAGCCAGATTCCGATTCGCTTTGCTAATGAATTGATCGCCGCTGCACAGGAATGTTTCACTGCACCAATTCCTGACCATATGGGAGACTTACGCCGCGACCTGACCCATCTACATGTCTATACGATTGATGATATCAGCACCACCGAAATTGATGATGGTCTGAGTATTGAGACCCTAGCCGATGGTCGCAAGCGTATTTGGATTCATATTGCTGATCCCACTCGCTGGCTTGATCCTGATAGTCCCCTAGATCGGGATGCCCGTAAGCGTGGCACAAGCGTATACTTGCCCACAGGCGTGATTCCGATGTTCCCCATTGAATTGGCTGCAGGTCCGATGAGCCTAATCGAGAATAAGGTCTGTCACGCGGTTTCCTTTGCGGTCGATCTGGATGAGGTGGGGGCAGTTTCTCATTACGAAATTGTGACCAGCTTAGTGAAGCCGAACTATCGCCTCACCTATGAAGATGTCGAAGAAATGCTGCAACTTGGCGTAGAGGATGATCTCGATCGCCTTGCCGACTATGCTCGCCTTCGCAAAAAATGGCGCGTTGAGCAGGGCGCGATCGAAATTCATTTACCTGACACCAACGTTAAAGTTGACTCGAAAAATGGCGATCGCCTGACCTTAGAACTGATGGAGGATACATTCTCTCGGCAACTGGTCGCCGAAATGATGATCCTTGCTGGCGAGGTCGCCGCTAAGTTTGCTCAAACTAATAACATTCCTATCCCCTATCGCTATCAAGAACAACCCGAATTACCTCCCCTCGATACCTTGATGCAGTTGCCATCTGGCCCCGTGCGCGAATTTGCGATCTGTCGCTGTATGACCAAAGGCTCATTAGGGCTTTATGCGTCGCGCCATGCAGGTTTAGGACTCGAGGCATATGCACAGGTGACATCCCCCATTCGTCGCTATAGCGATTTGCTAGCCCATTGGCAAATCAAAGCTTTCCTGCGAGGTGAGCCTTTACCCTTTACAGCGGAAATGCTGACAGCGATTTTACAGGCGATCGATCCTGCGATTTGGGATGCTAATCAGGTCGAGCGGCAATCGGTCAAATATTGGAGCTTAGAATATCTGCGCCGCAATAAGGATGTGGTGTGGGAAGCGTTGATGCTGGATTGGTTGCGCGAAAATGAAAAGCTGGCTCTAGTCATGATCGAAGATTTAGGCTTGAAGTTACCGATGCGAATTAATCGCCAAATCCAAGTGGGCGATAATTTGCGAATTAAAACAGGTGAGGTCGATCCCCGCAAGGACATTATTTATTTCCAAGAAGTTCAGCAGTCCACATCTCCCCTAGAAATGGAGATGGAAAGAAATAGCGATCGGATCGAATCTGAGTATGCCACTCTTTAA
- a CDS encoding DUF433 domain-containing protein — translation MTLQNLEPQLLALTPNEKAQAIQILVQSLSSPWRGIEKTPNVCGGDACIAKTRIPVWVLVNARNLGISEAQLLKDYPTLSATDLANAWVYAAAYPEEIAIAIKANEIN, via the coding sequence ATGACACTTCAAAATCTAGAGCCACAACTACTTGCCCTAACCCCCAATGAAAAAGCACAGGCAATTCAGATATTAGTCCAGAGCTTAAGCAGTCCTTGGCGGGGAATCGAGAAAACTCCCAATGTCTGCGGCGGTGATGCTTGTATAGCTAAAACCCGCATTCCTGTATGGGTATTAGTTAATGCACGTAACTTAGGTATTAGCGAAGCTCAACTTTTAAAAGACTATCCAACACTCTCAGCAACTGACTTAGCTAATGCTTGGGTTTATGCCGCAGCATATCCAGAAGAAATTGCGATCGCCATTAAGGCAAACGAAATTAATTAA
- the rpsD gene encoding 30S ribosomal protein S4 translates to MSRYRGPRLRIVRRLGELPGLSRKQPKHAYPPGQHGQDRKKRSEYAVRLEEKQKLRFNYGLTETQLLRYVRRARRVKGSTGLVLLQLLEMRLDNTVFRLGLAPTIPAARQLVNHGHITINGKSVTIPSYGVRPGEVISVKDNEKSKKIVQRNLEFPGLSNIPSHLEFDKAKLTGKVNGIVEREWVALQVNELLVIEYYSRQA, encoded by the coding sequence ATGTCCCGTTATAGAGGTCCGCGCCTCAGAATCGTCAGAAGACTCGGAGAACTTCCTGGTCTAAGTCGTAAACAACCTAAGCACGCATATCCACCTGGACAACATGGACAAGATCGCAAAAAGCGTTCTGAATATGCTGTGCGTCTCGAAGAAAAACAAAAATTACGTTTTAACTACGGTCTAACCGAAACTCAACTACTACGCTACGTACGTCGTGCTAGAAGAGTTAAGGGTTCTACGGGACTTGTATTGCTGCAATTACTAGAAATGCGTTTAGACAATACCGTTTTTCGTTTGGGTTTAGCACCAACGATTCCTGCGGCTCGTCAGCTAGTAAATCATGGACATATCACCATCAATGGCAAGAGTGTCACCATTCCTAGCTATGGTGTTCGCCCTGGTGAAGTAATTAGCGTCAAAGACAACGAAAAATCGAAAAAGATTGTCCAGCGTAACCTCGAATTCCCTGGTCTATCTAACATTCCTAGCCATTTAGAATTTGACAAAGCAAAATTGACAGGTAAGGTCAATGGCATTGTTGAACGCGAATGGGTTGCCTTACAAGTGAACGAACTGCTGGTTATTGAGTACTACTCACGCCAAGCTTAA